CCACTTTTCGTTGTATTGTCCGCTTTCCACGAATGCGATATCAAAAGGCCCCAGACGCTGACCAATTTCTTTAAAATGTGTGTCATACCCTGAATCACCGCTAAAGAAAATACGATGCCTGTCGCTCTTGACCACCCAGGATGCCCATAGGGATTTATTCTGATTCCAAATACCACGGCCGGAAAAATGCTGCGCCGGGGTGGCAATCATCTCAATATCCCCGAGCTTCGCTGATTGCCACCAGTCCAACTCCTGAATCCTGTTCTCGGCAATTCCCCAACTTTTCAAATGGGCACCGACCCCGAGAGGAACAACAAACGGAACGTCTTTGTCTTTAAAGAACCGGATTGAATCCATATCCAAATGATCGTAATGGTCATGACTGATAACGATCATGTCGATTTTTGGAAAGCTTGAAAGTGGCACAACCGGATCCTGAAAGCGCTTCATCATAAAGCCCAAAGGCCCCGTACCTGTCGAAAGCACGGGATCGATTAAAACCACCTTTCCTTCGAAATTCAAAAGAATGGTTGAATGTCCAAACCACATCAGCTTCAAGTCATTATTGGATTTCAGGAATTCAGCAAAGTCAGGCGCAACCTCTGGGAGTCTCTGCTTTGGAATGCGATCCTTGTCACCACCCAGCAGGAACTCTTTAATTGTTGCAAAGTTCATGGTGCGCTTGCGCATTTCATCCAGGATATTCGCACGACGATTGACGAAAATTCCCTTTTCACGATCGAAGTGCGATGACTTATCAAAAGTATCAGTTTCTTTTTTATTCGGAAGCTTTCCGAAGGATGCCGCACAACTTGTGATCAGCAATCCCCCGGCTACCAGAATCAAAACGAATATGACAACGAAAGAAATAATCTTCAACATGTGGCCCATCTCCCAAAGCCACATTATAGACTTAACTGATTTCTAATGGCTACGTTTGCTTAAGTAACTTTCCAGTTTATCAAAAGATTCGGACCAGCCCTGAATGCAGTCTTTTTGATATTCATTCGGAATACCCTGTTGGGATAATTTAAAGCGACTGCCATTGCTTCCATCTGATTCGAACTCAAAAGTAATGTAGGCCATATCCGACCAACCGCCAGGCATCTGTGCCTGATCGGGAGTGATGGCCTTCCCCCTCTTGTCTGCAAATTGATCGGTCATGACCAGGCGTTCGTTTTCGACGACCTCTTCAAAGCGTCCCGTCATTCCACCCACAGGACCGGCACCATCGTAGCCATTCATGCTAATAAAATATCTTCCGCCCTCTGTCGCCTCCAACTCCACGTGCTCGGCGTGAATTCCATTGGGCCACCACCACTGCTTCAGCGCCTCGGGATTAGTGAAGGCCTGCCACAATTCACGAACAGGAACTGAATATTCTCTTTCAATCTCTATGAGTTTCGCCTTGGTGGTAGAGTCCTTGTGTTCAAATCGAGGTTGTCTCTTTTCTGATGATGTTTGCATAGCCCCTCCTGTGAACCCATTTTACTCTCGACACCACACGAGGCATCTAATAGCATGGGGCCATGTCAAAAGTCTCCGTCACAGACAAAGTAGTTAGCATTTCAGAAGGCTCACTTTTCGTCCGTCAGTGGGTGCCCCCCACAGTGCTCACAAAGGATCCCCTTATTCTGCTTCATGACAGTCTTGGATCTGTGGAGCAGTGGCGAAGCTTCCCCGAACAACTTGCAGAACGTTTGTCTTGTCCTGTCATTGCTTATGACAGAATGGGCTTTGGAAAGTCGACGGCTCGTTCAGCACTTCCCTCCCAAAGGTTTATTGAAGAAGAAGCCACCGTCTATTTCCCGCAGCTACGCAAAGAACTTGGCTTCA
This is a stretch of genomic DNA from Bdellovibrio sp. GT3. It encodes these proteins:
- a CDS encoding SRPBCC family protein, producing MQTSSEKRQPRFEHKDSTTKAKLIEIEREYSVPVRELWQAFTNPEALKQWWWPNGIHAEHVELEATEGGRYFISMNGYDGAGPVGGMTGRFEEVVENERLVMTDQFADKRGKAITPDQAQMPGGWSDMAYITFEFESDGSNGSRFKLSQQGIPNEYQKDCIQGWSESFDKLESYLSKRSH
- a CDS encoding MBL fold metallo-hydrolase — its product is MLKIISFVVIFVLILVAGGLLITSCAASFGKLPNKKETDTFDKSSHFDREKGIFVNRRANILDEMRKRTMNFATIKEFLLGGDKDRIPKQRLPEVAPDFAEFLKSNNDLKLMWFGHSTILLNFEGKVVLIDPVLSTGTGPLGFMMKRFQDPVVPLSSFPKIDMIVISHDHYDHLDMDSIRFFKDKDVPFVVPLGVGAHLKSWGIAENRIQELDWWQSAKLGDIEMIATPAQHFSGRGIWNQNKSLWASWVVKSDRHRIFFSGDSGYDTHFKEIGQRLGPFDIAFVESGQYNEKWREVHLLPDESVNAFKDLNAKRYFPIHWGMFSLAFHSWFEPLEKLSAAASANGMKLVTPKIGEIVTVNDSYSSEPWWREKSPATE